The stretch of DNA GTTCCGCCCAATCATGGGGAAAGTAATTTTGGCATGACCAAAACGCTTTTGTTAGACCATATCAAGATTCCTGCCGCCAATGTACATCGTGTAAGAGGAGAGGATGAGCCGGTGGCAGAAGCCATACGATATGGGGTAGAAATTAGTGCCATCGTACCTTCAGAGAACGGATTTCCGGCTTTCGACCTCATCATCTTAGGTATGGGAGAGGATGGCCATACCGCTTCTATTTTCCCGCACCAAATGGAATTATTAACACATACAGACGTCTGTGGTGTTGCTATCCATCCGGAATCAGGGCAAAAGCGAATTACCTTGAATGGACCGGTCATCAACAATGCTCATCGGGTTGTATTTTTGGTGACGGGAAATGGGAAAGCAGAAAAAGTGAAAATCATTGTACATCAAGAAGAAGGCTATTTGGCCTATCCTGCCGCCCACATTTTGGCGCAGAATGGGACCACCCCTAACTGGTTTTTGGATGAAGCTGCCGCGAGTTTATTATCCCAATAATATTCGTCCCTCAAAAGCCGCATTTAGCTCCTATTATTCGTTATGGAGGTGACTACGCTCAAACCTTTAGTACGCTTGGCGTACTGCAAGCACTATCTTTTCTACTACTCAGCATCATCTACAAAAACGTTCGGATTTACAAATCCGGACGATCGTCGTGGCTAATTCGCCGACCTTTGCCCTGCAGGTTTTTGTAGGAAACCTTTCCTTTTGCTACAAAACACTT from Saprospiraceae bacterium encodes:
- the pgl gene encoding 6-phosphogluconolactonase yields the protein MLPNHIHIAATNPAVAESFAQWLVEWLEGRTFTTIALSGGSTPKLLFSLLAQQYTHDIDWSNIHLFWGDERCVPPNHGESNFGMTKTLLLDHIKIPAANVHRVRGEDEPVAEAIRYGVEISAIVPSENGFPAFDLIILGMGEDGHTASIFPHQMELLTHTDVCGVAIHPESGQKRITLNGPVINNAHRVVFLVTGNGKAEKVKIIVHQEEGYLAYPAAHILAQNGTTPNWFLDEAAASLLSQ